One part of the Rhodococcus oxybenzonivorans genome encodes these proteins:
- a CDS encoding TrmH family RNA methyltransferase: protein MSRTPSGRNRPPSNLLVTARNARFQQWQSYLTNRSKRSKAGRFLIQGVRPLTLALDYEWPIESLLYRIDGPPLSEWARDVRGARSIEQIGVSAELMGELGEKADTAPELIAVAKIRAPRLKDLELQASPLIVVFDRPSSPGNLGTLVRSANAFGADAVIVVGHGADPFDPQSVRASTGSLFAMPVVTVSSVDDVLAFRDTRRAAGTDLHIVGTDETGSVTIDAHDFTGGTVLVIGNETRGMSAAWRAACDTVVNIPIGGAASSLGAPSAGAVALYEIARQRR, encoded by the coding sequence ATGAGCCGCACGCCGTCCGGACGGAACCGCCCGCCCTCGAATCTCCTGGTCACCGCCCGCAATGCCCGCTTCCAGCAGTGGCAGTCCTACCTCACCAACCGCAGCAAACGCTCGAAAGCGGGCCGCTTCCTGATTCAGGGTGTGCGCCCCCTCACGCTGGCGCTCGACTACGAGTGGCCGATCGAATCGCTGCTGTACCGCATCGACGGCCCACCCCTGTCGGAGTGGGCCCGCGACGTACGCGGCGCCCGGTCGATCGAACAGATCGGTGTCAGTGCCGAACTGATGGGGGAGTTGGGCGAGAAGGCCGACACCGCCCCGGAACTGATCGCCGTGGCGAAGATCCGCGCACCGCGACTGAAAGATCTGGAGCTGCAGGCGAGTCCGCTGATCGTGGTCTTCGACCGGCCGAGCTCGCCGGGCAACCTCGGCACCCTTGTCCGGTCCGCCAACGCATTCGGTGCCGACGCGGTAATCGTGGTGGGCCACGGCGCCGACCCGTTCGACCCGCAGAGCGTGCGCGCCTCCACCGGTTCGCTCTTCGCGATGCCGGTCGTCACCGTGTCCTCCGTCGACGACGTCCTCGCCTTCCGGGACACACGTCGAGCGGCCGGCACCGATCTGCACATCGTGGGAACGGACGAGACAGGTTCCGTCACGATCGACGCCCACGACTTCACCGGAGGCACGGTTCTGGTGATCGGCAACGAGACTCGTGGCATGAGCGCCGCGTGGCGAGCGGCCTGCGACACCGTGGTCAACATTCCCATCGGCGGCGCCGCCAGTTCGCTCGGTGCACCTTCGGCCGGTGCCGTTGCCCTCTATGAGATCGCCCGGCAGCGACGATGA
- the miaA gene encoding tRNA (adenosine(37)-N6)-dimethylallyltransferase MiaA — translation MTSPVPVAVVGPTATGKSELALDLAERWGGEIVNIDAMQLYRGMDIGTAKLAPHERRGIVHHQLDVLDVTETATVANYQRAAVRDVEAIAARGAVPIIVGGSMMYVQSLLDEWSFPATDPSVRARWEAVLAEHGVAAVHAELSRVDPDAAASILPTDGRRLVRALEVVEITGRPFAASAPRIGEPRWGTRIVGVDRDTAELDQRIGLRTELMFDRGLVEEVRGLIDVGLREGVTAPRAIGYAQVLAWIDGKYDLDEARERTFIGTRRYVRRQRSWFRRDTRIRWVDGSDPHLADTTVRMLQQPPTPGER, via the coding sequence ATGACGTCGCCGGTTCCAGTAGCGGTCGTCGGGCCCACGGCCACCGGGAAATCGGAGCTTGCCCTCGACCTTGCCGAACGGTGGGGCGGGGAGATCGTCAACATCGACGCGATGCAGCTCTATCGCGGCATGGACATCGGGACCGCGAAACTGGCACCCCACGAGCGACGCGGCATCGTGCACCACCAACTCGACGTGCTCGACGTGACCGAGACCGCCACGGTGGCGAACTACCAACGGGCTGCGGTCCGTGACGTGGAGGCGATCGCGGCGCGCGGCGCCGTCCCCATCATCGTCGGCGGATCGATGATGTATGTGCAGTCCCTGCTCGACGAGTGGAGCTTCCCGGCCACCGACCCTTCGGTGCGCGCCCGGTGGGAAGCCGTCCTCGCCGAGCACGGTGTCGCCGCAGTACATGCGGAGCTGAGCAGGGTGGATCCTGATGCCGCCGCATCCATCCTTCCGACCGACGGCAGACGTCTGGTGCGGGCCCTCGAGGTCGTCGAAATTACCGGTCGGCCGTTCGCGGCGTCTGCGCCCCGCATCGGTGAACCACGCTGGGGCACAAGAATTGTCGGTGTCGACCGGGACACCGCGGAACTCGATCAACGCATCGGACTCCGGACCGAGCTGATGTTCGATCGCGGTCTCGTGGAGGAGGTGCGCGGTCTGATCGACGTGGGCCTGCGGGAAGGGGTGACCGCGCCGCGCGCCATCGGCTACGCACAGGTACTCGCGTGGATCGACGGGAAGTACGACTTGGACGAGGCCCGGGAGCGCACGTTCATCGGGACTCGTCGCTATGTGCGCCGTCAGCGGTCGTGGTTCCGCCGGGACACGCGTATCCGCTGGGTCGACGGCAGCGATCCACACCTCGCCGACACGACCGTCCGAATGCTGCAACAACCGCCGACACCGGGAGAACGATGA
- a CDS encoding class III extradiol dioxygenase subunit B-like domain-containing protein: protein MFTAAILVPSPPLLVPELAGAAAAETASLRDAVAVAAKALSALSSEWVAVGAGATTVDVPSEAQGTYLGYGVDVRVTLRPGHAENPDPELPLAALTAGWIRGTWAPDAVVDARILAADLPVERCAEYGAALREFLDRDDEPRGLMIVADGANTLTAKAPGAFDPRAEGVQARVDAALESGDRDALLALEPGLCNQLGLGGRVPWQVLAGVFDAPPSSCRTLYSAAPYGVAYHVGEWRP from the coding sequence GTGTTCACCGCCGCAATTCTCGTGCCCTCACCACCGCTTCTGGTCCCTGAACTGGCGGGCGCGGCGGCAGCAGAGACGGCATCGTTGAGGGACGCGGTGGCGGTGGCCGCCAAGGCGTTGTCGGCGCTCTCCTCCGAGTGGGTTGCGGTAGGTGCGGGCGCCACCACCGTCGATGTACCTTCCGAGGCGCAGGGCACGTACCTGGGCTACGGGGTCGACGTCCGGGTCACGCTGCGGCCCGGACACGCCGAGAATCCGGACCCGGAGCTACCTCTTGCGGCACTGACAGCCGGATGGATACGCGGAACCTGGGCGCCGGACGCGGTGGTCGACGCCCGCATATTGGCCGCCGACCTGCCGGTCGAGCGGTGCGCCGAGTACGGCGCGGCACTGCGGGAGTTCCTCGACCGAGACGACGAGCCCCGCGGCCTCATGATTGTCGCGGACGGGGCCAACACCCTGACCGCGAAGGCGCCCGGTGCGTTCGACCCGCGAGCGGAGGGAGTACAGGCCCGAGTCGATGCGGCGCTCGAGTCGGGCGACCGCGACGCTCTTCTCGCCCTCGAACCGGGGCTGTGCAACCAACTGGGGCTCGGTGGACGGGTTCCGTGGCAGGTGCTCGCCGGCGTGTTCGACGCGCCCCCTTCCTCGTGCCGGACGCTCTACAGCGCGGCGCCGTATGGAGTGGCGTATCACGTGGGGGAGTGGCGTCCATGA
- a CDS encoding DUF349 domain-containing protein, protein MTDSSDAQPAVEPAAEQHDTPKPSVPKPGGAAKPGAPKPGPTPKHALSAPAVAAPPGSDPSKFGRVDDDGTAWVKTADGERQIGSWQAGDAAEGLAHFGRRFDDLATEVALLEARLNSGAGDAKKTKAAAIALAESLPTAAVIGDIESLAARLDAVIAGSDEAAAHAKHEKEKSRQAHTERKEELASEAERIGAESTQWKAAGDRLREILEEWKTIRGIDRKVDDALWKRYSKAREAFNRRRGAHFAELDRERAAAKTKKEELVARAEALADSTDWGPTAGAFRDLLAEWKAAGRAPREADDALWKRFKGAQDMFFAARNAASSERDAEFEENAVAKEELLKSAGHIDPTKDIDAARAALRDLQEKWDAIGKVPRERMHDLEGKLRAIEKRVRDAADEQWRRTDPEALARAAQFRERVSQFEEQAAKATAAGKTKDAESALAQAQQWREWAEAAEGAVSGQ, encoded by the coding sequence ATGACCGACAGTAGCGACGCACAGCCCGCCGTGGAGCCTGCCGCCGAGCAGCACGACACGCCGAAGCCGAGTGTCCCTAAACCGGGCGGCGCCGCGAAACCGGGTGCACCCAAACCGGGCCCCACGCCGAAGCATGCACTCTCCGCCCCCGCCGTCGCAGCCCCACCCGGGAGCGACCCCAGCAAGTTCGGCCGGGTGGACGACGACGGCACCGCGTGGGTCAAGACCGCCGACGGTGAACGGCAGATCGGTTCGTGGCAGGCCGGTGACGCTGCCGAGGGGCTGGCCCATTTCGGTCGGCGGTTCGACGACCTCGCCACCGAGGTAGCCCTCCTCGAGGCCCGGCTCAACTCCGGAGCCGGAGACGCGAAGAAGACCAAGGCCGCGGCGATCGCCCTCGCCGAGTCGTTGCCGACCGCAGCGGTGATCGGTGACATCGAATCGCTCGCTGCCCGACTCGATGCCGTCATCGCCGGCTCGGACGAAGCCGCCGCGCACGCGAAGCACGAGAAGGAAAAGTCGCGGCAGGCACATACCGAACGCAAGGAGGAGCTGGCCTCCGAGGCCGAGCGGATCGGCGCGGAATCCACGCAGTGGAAGGCCGCGGGTGATCGCCTCCGCGAAATCCTGGAAGAGTGGAAAACCATTCGCGGAATCGACCGGAAGGTCGACGATGCGCTGTGGAAGCGTTACTCCAAGGCGCGCGAGGCATTCAACCGACGCCGCGGCGCGCACTTCGCCGAACTCGATCGCGAACGTGCGGCGGCGAAGACGAAGAAGGAAGAGCTCGTCGCCCGCGCCGAAGCCCTTGCCGACTCCACCGATTGGGGACCCACCGCCGGGGCGTTCCGTGATCTCCTCGCCGAATGGAAGGCCGCCGGCCGCGCTCCTCGCGAAGCCGATGACGCACTGTGGAAGCGGTTCAAGGGCGCTCAGGACATGTTCTTCGCCGCGCGCAACGCCGCATCCTCCGAACGCGACGCCGAGTTCGAGGAGAATGCGGTCGCGAAGGAGGAGCTGCTGAAGTCCGCCGGACACATCGATCCCACCAAGGACATCGACGCTGCCCGAGCCGCACTACGCGACTTGCAGGAGAAGTGGGATGCCATCGGCAAGGTGCCCCGCGAGCGGATGCACGACCTCGAGGGCAAGTTGCGGGCCATCGAGAAGCGCGTGCGCGACGCCGCCGACGAACAGTGGCGACGCACCGATCCGGAGGCTCTCGCCCGGGCAGCGCAGTTCCGCGAACGCGTCAGCCAGTTCGAGGAACAGGCCGCCAAGGCGACCGCGGCCGGTAAGACCAAGGACGCCGAAAGCGCACTCGCTCAGGCGCAGCAGTGGCGTGAATGGGCCGAGGCCGCGGAGGGCGCCGTCAGCGGACAGTAA
- the miaB gene encoding tRNA (N6-isopentenyl adenosine(37)-C2)-methylthiotransferase MiaB, with translation MDTIDQNSQRSYEVRTYGCQMNVHDSERLSGLLEDAGYTKAATGQTPDLVVFNTCAVRENADNKLYGNLSHLAPAKEKNPDMQIAVGGCLAQKDRDVVVKKAPWVDVVFGTHNIGSLPALLDRARHNQRAEVEILDALEAFPSTLPAKRESAYAGWVSISVGCNNTCTFCIVPALRGKEVDRRLGDILAEVQALVNEGVLEVTLLGQNVNAYGVSFADPEQPRDRGAFASLLRACGEIDGLERIRFTSPHPAEFTDDVIEAMAETPAVCPQLHMPLQSGSDRVLKAMRRSYRTTRFLGIIEKVRTAMPHAAITTDIIVGFPGETEEDFQGTLDVVRQARFTSAFTFQYSKRPGTPAADMEGQLPKAVVQERYERLIALQEEITLEENRKLVGAEVELLVAAGEGRKNAETLRMSGRARDGRLVHFRPEGNIDGNIRPGDVVTLVVSAAAPHHLVADTPVLTHRRTRAGDSFEKGVTPKTPPIGVGLGLPQIGAPAPLPAQMGCSA, from the coding sequence GTGGACACGATCGACCAGAACTCTCAGCGCAGCTACGAGGTGCGCACCTACGGCTGCCAGATGAACGTGCACGACTCCGAGCGCCTGTCGGGTCTGCTCGAGGACGCCGGGTACACCAAGGCGGCCACCGGGCAGACGCCCGACCTCGTGGTGTTCAACACGTGCGCGGTGCGCGAGAACGCCGACAACAAGCTGTACGGCAATCTGAGTCATCTCGCGCCTGCGAAGGAGAAGAACCCCGACATGCAGATCGCGGTCGGTGGTTGCCTGGCCCAGAAGGACCGCGATGTCGTCGTGAAGAAGGCGCCGTGGGTGGACGTCGTGTTCGGAACCCACAACATCGGGTCGCTGCCTGCGCTGCTGGACCGGGCGCGTCACAACCAGCGAGCCGAGGTCGAGATCCTCGACGCCCTCGAGGCGTTCCCGTCCACGCTGCCCGCGAAGCGAGAGTCGGCGTATGCCGGGTGGGTGTCCATCTCGGTGGGCTGCAACAACACCTGCACGTTCTGCATCGTGCCCGCCCTTCGTGGCAAGGAAGTCGACCGCAGGCTCGGCGACATTCTCGCCGAGGTTCAGGCTCTCGTGAACGAGGGCGTCCTCGAAGTGACCCTCCTCGGCCAGAACGTCAACGCCTATGGCGTGTCCTTCGCCGACCCGGAGCAGCCGCGCGATCGGGGGGCGTTCGCCTCACTGCTGCGCGCATGTGGCGAGATCGACGGACTCGAGCGAATCCGGTTCACGTCGCCGCACCCGGCCGAATTCACCGACGACGTCATCGAGGCCATGGCGGAAACTCCGGCGGTCTGCCCGCAACTGCACATGCCGCTGCAGTCCGGCTCCGACCGCGTGCTGAAGGCGATGCGGCGTTCGTACCGGACGACGCGGTTTCTGGGCATCATCGAGAAGGTCCGCACTGCGATGCCGCACGCGGCGATCACCACCGACATCATCGTCGGTTTCCCCGGTGAGACCGAGGAAGACTTTCAAGGCACACTCGACGTCGTCCGGCAGGCCCGGTTCACCAGTGCCTTCACCTTCCAGTACTCCAAGCGTCCGGGCACGCCCGCCGCCGACATGGAGGGTCAGCTCCCCAAAGCTGTTGTTCAGGAACGGTACGAGCGTCTCATTGCGCTTCAGGAGGAGATCACGCTCGAGGAGAATCGGAAGCTGGTCGGTGCCGAGGTGGAACTCCTCGTCGCTGCCGGTGAGGGTCGCAAGAACGCGGAAACGTTACGGATGAGCGGACGCGCCCGCGACGGCAGGCTCGTCCATTTCCGTCCCGAGGGCAACATCGACGGCAACATCCGGCCCGGCGATGTCGTCACCCTGGTGGTGAGCGCGGCGGCCCCGCACCACCTGGTCGCCGACACCCCGGTCCTCACCCACCGTCGCACCCGCGCCGGTGACTCCTTCGAGAAGGGCGTCACGCCCAAGACTCCGCCTATCGGTGTCGGGCTCGGACTCCCGCAGATCGGTGCACCGGCACCACTACCCGCTCAGATGGGATGCAGCGCATGA
- a CDS encoding amino acid ABC transporter ATP-binding protein produces the protein MISMQSVNKHFGALHVLQDIDLEVPRGQVVIVLGPSGSGKSTLCRTINRLEPIDSGVIAVDGKVLPAEGKALAALRADVGMVFQSFNLFAHKTILENVMLAPMKVRKKSTADAKATARQLLERVGIANQADKYPAQLSGGQQQRVAIARALAMNPKVMLFDEPTSALDPEMVNEVLDVMTSLAKEGMTMLVVTHEMGFARKAGDRVLFMADGQIVEDSDPSTFFTAPESERAKDFLGKILSH, from the coding sequence ATGATCTCGATGCAATCGGTGAACAAGCACTTCGGCGCCCTCCATGTTCTTCAGGACATCGACCTCGAAGTTCCGCGCGGGCAGGTCGTGATCGTCCTCGGACCCTCAGGTTCCGGGAAGTCGACGCTCTGCCGCACCATCAACCGCCTGGAGCCGATCGACTCCGGGGTCATCGCAGTGGACGGCAAGGTCCTGCCCGCCGAGGGCAAGGCTCTGGCAGCGCTCCGCGCCGACGTGGGCATGGTGTTCCAATCCTTCAACCTGTTCGCCCACAAGACAATTCTCGAGAACGTGATGCTCGCTCCGATGAAGGTCCGGAAGAAGAGCACCGCGGATGCGAAGGCCACCGCTCGCCAACTGCTCGAACGGGTCGGTATTGCGAATCAGGCGGACAAGTACCCCGCTCAGCTGTCGGGTGGACAGCAGCAGCGCGTAGCGATAGCGCGTGCCCTCGCCATGAATCCGAAGGTGATGCTGTTCGACGAGCCCACCTCCGCACTCGACCCCGAAATGGTCAACGAGGTCCTCGACGTCATGACCTCGCTCGCAAAGGAAGGCATGACGATGCTCGTGGTCACCCACGAGATGGGGTTCGCCCGCAAGGCCGGTGATCGCGTCCTGTTCATGGCCGACGGCCAGATCGTCGAAGACTCCGATCCCAGCACCTTCTTCACCGCTCCCGAATCGGAGCGCGCGAAGGACTTTCTCGGCAAGATTCTCAGCCACTGA
- a CDS encoding glutamate ABC transporter substrate-binding protein yields the protein MRINRAIRWGIGVMAVAVVASGCGGGEEKSASQSASEGKLTVGIKFDQPGLGQRNPDGSFSGFDVEVAEYVAGKLGVAPENIEFKESPSAQRETLIQNGEVDYIVATYSITDARKEKVDFAGPYFIAGQSLLVKSENTDITGPDSLRGGKKLCSVTGSTPAQKVKDQYAQDVQLQEFDTYSACVEALRNGAVDAVTTDDIILAGYAAQYPGELKVVGEPFTEERYGIGLAKGDDETRGKINDAIDAMIADGSWQTAFNDTVGASGYPLPAPPTVDRY from the coding sequence ATGAGGATCAATCGCGCGATTCGTTGGGGAATCGGCGTCATGGCGGTCGCCGTCGTCGCGTCCGGCTGCGGCGGAGGTGAGGAGAAGAGCGCTTCCCAGAGTGCATCCGAGGGCAAGTTGACCGTGGGCATCAAGTTCGACCAGCCCGGTCTCGGACAGCGTAACCCCGACGGAAGCTTCAGCGGCTTCGACGTCGAGGTGGCCGAATACGTGGCCGGCAAGCTGGGCGTCGCACCCGAGAACATCGAGTTCAAGGAGTCGCCGTCCGCACAGCGCGAGACCCTTATCCAGAACGGTGAGGTCGACTACATCGTCGCCACCTACTCGATCACGGACGCCCGCAAGGAAAAGGTCGACTTTGCGGGACCATACTTCATTGCCGGACAGTCACTTCTGGTGAAGTCGGAGAACACCGACATCACGGGCCCCGATTCGCTGCGTGGTGGAAAGAAGCTGTGCTCGGTCACCGGTTCCACTCCCGCGCAGAAGGTCAAGGACCAGTACGCCCAGGATGTGCAGCTGCAGGAGTTCGACACCTACTCCGCCTGTGTCGAGGCCCTGCGTAACGGCGCGGTCGACGCCGTGACCACCGACGACATCATCCTGGCCGGTTACGCCGCCCAGTACCCGGGTGAGCTGAAGGTGGTCGGTGAACCCTTCACCGAGGAGCGGTACGGGATCGGCCTCGCCAAGGGCGACGACGAAACCCGCGGCAAGATCAACGACGCCATCGACGCGATGATCGCGGACGGTTCGTGGCAGACCGCATTCAACGACACCGTCGGAGCTTCCGGCTACCCGCTGCCTGCACCGCCGACCGTCGATCGTTACTGA
- a CDS encoding amino acid ABC transporter permease: MDLLSKYSDQLIDAFWTTVQLTAFSAIGALILGTILAAMRVSPIPVARGVGAAYVTIFRNTPLTLIIIFCSFGLFQTMGVTLAPEQSPTFFTENNFRLAVLGLSIYTAAFVCESLRSGINTVHVGQAEAGRSLGLTFSQNLRLIVLPQAFRAVTAPLGSVLIALTKNTTIASVIGVAEASLLMKEMIENEAAIFVVGGIFALGFVVLTLPMGLLFGYLSKRFEVAR; encoded by the coding sequence GTGGACCTACTGAGCAAGTACAGCGATCAGCTGATCGACGCCTTCTGGACGACGGTGCAACTCACCGCCTTCTCGGCCATCGGCGCGCTGATACTCGGCACCATCCTCGCCGCGATGCGGGTGTCGCCGATTCCCGTCGCACGCGGCGTCGGCGCCGCGTACGTGACAATCTTCCGGAACACTCCCCTGACGCTCATCATCATCTTCTGTTCGTTCGGGCTCTTTCAGACGATGGGCGTCACTCTCGCCCCCGAACAGTCACCGACTTTCTTCACCGAGAACAACTTTCGTCTCGCCGTTCTGGGTTTGAGCATCTACACCGCAGCCTTCGTCTGTGAGTCACTCCGGTCCGGTATCAACACCGTGCACGTCGGGCAGGCCGAGGCCGGACGATCACTCGGCCTCACGTTCTCCCAGAATCTGCGCCTGATCGTGCTGCCCCAGGCTTTCCGCGCCGTGACCGCGCCCCTGGGTAGCGTCCTCATCGCCTTGACCAAGAACACCACGATCGCCTCGGTGATCGGCGTCGCCGAGGCGTCACTTCTCATGAAGGAGATGATCGAGAACGAGGCCGCAATCTTCGTCGTCGGTGGCATCTTCGCCCTCGGATTCGTGGTTCTCACACTGCCAATGGGCCTTTTGTTCGGCTACCTGAGCAAGCGATTCGAGGTTGCACGATGA
- a CDS encoding amino acid ABC transporter permease, producing MSNSATVLYDAPGPRARNTYRLISVAVAVVLLGIGYLVFAALDDKGQLTSAKWNPFVESTSWTTYLIPGIRGTLVAAAVSIVFALILGAILGIGRLSDHRPIRWIAGGIVELFRSIPVLILMIFSYQLFAEYEVFKSKYLALAAVIVGLTLYNGSVIAEIVRAGIKSLPKGQSEAAMALGMRKGQIMRTILLPQAVTAMLPAIISQMVVALKDSALGYLIGYVEVVRSGQQLGAFYGNYLPALIVVAIIMIALNSTLTVVATRVEKRLRSGRKGGAIPPADIGVVPAVSVPGLDITDKRL from the coding sequence ATGAGCAATTCCGCCACTGTCCTCTACGACGCCCCCGGACCCCGCGCGCGGAACACCTACCGCTTGATCTCCGTGGCGGTGGCCGTCGTCCTCCTCGGCATCGGTTACCTCGTCTTCGCAGCGCTCGACGACAAGGGACAGCTGACGTCCGCGAAGTGGAATCCCTTCGTCGAGTCGACGTCGTGGACCACGTATCTGATTCCCGGCATCCGCGGAACGCTCGTGGCTGCAGCCGTGTCGATCGTGTTCGCGTTGATTCTCGGCGCGATTCTCGGTATCGGCCGACTGTCGGATCATCGGCCGATTCGGTGGATTGCCGGCGGGATCGTGGAACTTTTCCGTTCCATCCCGGTGCTGATTCTGATGATCTTCTCGTACCAGCTCTTCGCCGAATACGAGGTCTTCAAGTCGAAGTATCTGGCCCTCGCCGCCGTCATCGTGGGTCTCACTCTCTACAACGGTTCGGTGATCGCCGAAATCGTGCGCGCAGGGATCAAATCACTCCCCAAGGGGCAAAGTGAGGCGGCGATGGCCCTGGGTATGCGCAAAGGCCAAATCATGCGGACGATCCTTCTTCCGCAGGCCGTCACCGCGATGCTGCCGGCCATCATCTCGCAGATGGTGGTGGCTTTGAAGGACTCCGCCCTCGGTTACCTCATCGGGTACGTGGAGGTGGTGCGCTCGGGGCAGCAACTCGGCGCCTTCTACGGCAACTACCTGCCCGCGTTGATCGTCGTGGCCATCATCATGATTGCGCTCAACTCGACACTGACCGTGGTGGCGACCCGAGTGGAGAAGCGACTGCGTTCCGGCCGCAAGGGTGGAGCGATCCCCCCTGCGGACATCGGGGTCGTCCCTGCGGTCTCGGTTCCGGGACTGGACATTACCGACAAGAGACTGTGA
- the recX gene encoding recombination regulator RecX, producing MRPTGEGGTETQAKELCLRLLTDRARSRAELSERLAKKGYSADISERVLDRLSEVGLVNDADFAQQWVQSRHTYSGKGKRALAMELRRKGIGQEHASEALAQIDSEDERERATELVAKKLRTLSVDDRDRAVRRLVSMLARRGFSQGMAFEVVKEQLDHLGDDTDGMFDDG from the coding sequence GTGCGTCCGACGGGCGAAGGTGGGACGGAGACGCAGGCCAAGGAATTGTGCCTGCGTCTCCTCACGGATCGTGCCCGAAGCAGAGCGGAACTGTCCGAGCGGCTCGCGAAGAAGGGCTACTCGGCCGATATCTCCGAACGTGTACTCGATCGCCTCAGCGAAGTCGGATTGGTCAATGACGCCGACTTCGCCCAGCAGTGGGTCCAGTCGCGGCACACCTACTCCGGCAAAGGCAAGCGGGCGCTTGCCATGGAATTGCGCCGCAAAGGCATCGGCCAGGAGCACGCCAGCGAGGCGCTCGCACAGATCGACAGCGAAGACGAACGCGAACGGGCCACAGAACTGGTCGCGAAGAAGCTGCGGACGCTTTCGGTCGACGACCGCGACCGGGCAGTTCGACGCCTCGTGTCGATGCTTGCCCGCCGGGGCTTTTCACAGGGAATGGCATTCGAGGTGGTCAAAGAACAGCTCGATCACCTCGGCGACGACACCGACGGAATGTTCGACGACGGGTGA
- the recA gene encoding recombinase RecA, protein MAPQAHDRDKALDLALAQIDKNFGKGSVMRLGEGVRQPIAVIPTGSIALDVALGIGGLPRGRVIEIYGPESSGKTTVALHAVANAQAAGGIAAFIDAEHALDPDYAQKLGVDTDALLVSQPDTGEQALEIADMLIRSGALDILVIDSVAALVPRAEIEGEMGDSHVGLQARLMSQALRKMTGALSNSGTTAIFINQLREKIGVMFGSPETTTGGKALKFYSSVRLDVRRIETLKDGTDAVGNRTRVKVVKNKVAPPFKQAEFDILYGLGISKEGSLIDMGVEHGFIRKSGSWYTYEGDQLGQGKENARKFLLENTDIRDEIEKKIKEKLGIGADVTAVTDDAAPVDF, encoded by the coding sequence ATGGCACCACAAGCACACGATCGCGACAAGGCGCTCGACCTGGCGCTTGCGCAGATCGACAAGAACTTCGGCAAGGGCTCGGTGATGCGCCTGGGCGAAGGTGTGCGTCAGCCCATCGCTGTCATCCCGACCGGTTCCATCGCGTTGGACGTGGCCCTCGGCATCGGCGGCCTGCCCCGTGGCCGAGTCATCGAGATCTACGGCCCGGAGTCGTCGGGTAAGACGACGGTCGCTCTGCATGCGGTCGCCAATGCCCAGGCTGCCGGCGGCATCGCCGCGTTCATCGACGCCGAGCACGCTCTCGATCCCGACTATGCCCAGAAGCTCGGTGTCGACACCGATGCCCTGCTGGTGTCGCAGCCCGACACCGGTGAGCAGGCACTCGAAATCGCCGACATGCTGATCCGTTCCGGCGCCCTCGACATTCTCGTGATCGACTCGGTGGCGGCGCTCGTCCCCCGTGCCGAGATCGAAGGCGAAATGGGCGACAGCCACGTGGGTTTGCAGGCCCGTCTGATGAGCCAGGCGCTGCGCAAGATGACTGGTGCGCTCAGCAATTCGGGCACCACCGCCATCTTCATCAACCAGCTGCGTGAGAAGATCGGCGTCATGTTCGGTTCCCCCGAAACGACCACGGGCGGTAAAGCGCTGAAGTTCTACTCCTCGGTGCGCCTGGATGTTCGGCGTATCGAGACCCTCAAGGACGGCACGGACGCGGTCGGTAACCGCACGCGCGTCAAGGTCGTCAAGAACAAGGTGGCCCCGCCGTTCAAGCAGGCAGAGTTCGACATCCTCTACGGGCTCGGAATCAGCAAGGAAGGCTCGCTGATCGACATGGGCGTCGAGCACGGGTTCATCCGCAAGTCCGGATCCTGGTACACGTACGAAGGCGACCAGTTGGGGCAGGGTAAAGAAAATGCCCGAAAGTTCTTGCTGGAGAACACCGACATCCGGGACGAGATCGAGAAGAAGATCAAGGAAAAGCTTGGGATCGGGGCCGACGTGACCGCTGTGACGGACGACGCTGCCCCGGTCGACTTCTAG
- a CDS encoding DUF3046 domain-containing protein, which translates to MRLTEFHQLVRDEFGQMRGDALLVDHVLLGLGGKTAAEAIEEGREPREVWRELCAEFDVPPQRR; encoded by the coding sequence GTGCGACTGACCGAATTCCACCAACTGGTCCGCGACGAGTTCGGACAGATGCGCGGCGACGCACTGCTCGTCGACCACGTCCTCCTCGGCCTCGGTGGCAAAACCGCCGCCGAAGCCATCGAGGAAGGCCGCGAACCACGGGAAGTGTGGCGAGAACTCTGCGCCGAATTCGACGTCCCCCCGCAGCGTAGATGA